In Melitaea cinxia chromosome 21, ilMelCinx1.1, whole genome shotgun sequence, the sequence gtTTTACAGTTCTAGTTTCTTTAATATGACATTAATATGAAGTTTTTTATAGTCTGTACTACTGTCAAAAGTAGACGTCATGGCGTTACAAGAATggccatagattatacacttatatactggtaagAATGGCGTTCTAATCAAGTTCTAATTGACAGTGAAGTTTTCTCAAGTTGCTAAATGTTTGTTTCGATTCTAATTTCTAACCTAAActgaaacttaaaaatatttatagttatttgttttagttaGTAATTGTTTAAGTGcagaataaattttttagttcttATTACTAAAAATGGCACCGAAAACGAGAAGGGGTGCTGGCGGTACGATATTtaaccttattttatttatttatttattaaactttattgcacaccataaaaagaagatacattttagaacgattagatacaaaaacaaataatgtatgcaacggcggccttatcgcttatagaaTATAACGTCtgtttctaataatattattagaggaagagaaatttaacaataatataaaccaTTTTTGCACTTAATAGACTATTTTAAAACAGCACATTACGttgtacttaaaataaatatatacttgcaGACACTGATTCTGGATCTGATTCTGATAGCGGTTCAAGTGGTAGTCGCAGCAAAAGCCCCAGTCCTGCACCATCTGGTAAAGAAGGAAGTCAGTCTAGGTAAATATACATGTTGTAACAGGGCTTGTTTTGTCTTAAGTGTGACTTCAAGTTAGAAATAACAGCAATATAAAAGTGAATTCAATTTTAACTTCTGTTTGATAGCTTAGTTTTGCAGTGGTACTATCATGTTGAACAAATAAAGCTAAAGATTATTAGAGAATGAAATACTCAACTACAAATATTGACAAAGAACTTGCTTATATTGACAAATAATTGAAGTTTAATCgctaaaaatatcttttaaattattattgaatgctTTCTATTCAATATAGGATATAATTTTGGAGTGTCAAGTGTTGTAACCTCTAAatatccaaatttaagggaatCCCATCACattgtattttgttgttattcaaatatatgttaacattacatattaaaaactacaaCTTGTGTACATTTTAGGTATTAAttatcctttttttataataaaacttatagaTCAGTATCAAGAAGCCCAGCAAAATCGGGAAGTGAATCTCCTAAATCAAATAGATCGGGTCGATCAAGAAAATCATCAAATGCTTCGAATGAGTCTCGCAGTAAATCAAACTCTCCAGCCAATTCCAATAGATCAGGTTCTGCACGTAGCAACAAATCAGGATCTTCAAGCCCAAAATCTCAGGCGTCAGGGAGTCCAAGAGCATCAAAATCTAGATCTCGATCTAGAAGTGGCTCTGGAAGTGCTAGGTCTCGATCAGGAAGTGCTCGATCGCGTTCAGGAAGCCCGAAGAGCCAAAAATCGCGGTCACAGAGTCCAAAATCAAGGTCGCAGAGCCCAAAATCGGGATCTCAGAGCCCCAAATCAAGATCACAAAGCCCTAAATCTAGATCACAAAGTCCAAAATCCAGATCACAATCTCATTCTCCGGGTCGTAAATCCAAAAGTCGGTCTAGATCAGGTAGTGGCAGCCCTAAGAGTAGAAAATCTCGATCGAGGTCAGGAAGTGCTTCATCAAGGTCAAAGAGTCCAGTAGCCAGACAGGATGTTGCTGATAGTCGATCTAACTCTCCAAACTTGATGATAGATGATGGGGAAGCTAAAGAAAAATCTAGGAGTAGATCCAGgtatgtaatttttaacaaaacaaatacacTTAAAGTAATTAAGTAATATAGTTAACCTTATACTCAAAGACATGTCTGGAGACGTACTTACCATTTTTGGTAGGACATTGTTTGACTTGTGCAAAGAATAGACCAACTTAACATGTGTTATCTTTATCCTTCAGTTAATAATGAAAAGAGTGTTACCATAGAATGGACAACATCTACACTTAGGACTAAGAAATGTACCACTTAATTTTTAGGACTATGTGGCCATttaactatacaaatatttactaagCTGTATGTACAAAAGCagctattaataatttattgaccacattatttggacacattCTGAGTGGAGGGCACTATTTAGATCATCCATTTAGTAGGGCTATTGTTTTTCGGGGTTTATTATCTAATTATCTCGATATtcttaacttaattttttcagATCAGGTTCAAGACATTCCAAGTCAAGATCAAGAAGTAAGTTAAAGTCTAAAAGTCGATCAAGATCTCGTTCAAAAAGCTCTAATGGTTCAGCTGCTGATGGTTAGTTAAGTAATtagaaatttttacaataaataataaatgtttttcataagtgctgtaaattattatttacaacacttatgaaaaaaaaaaatgattttaaattttataataataaacactacATTTCAGGTGAAAAGAATAAGCAAACAATTGGCTCCGACTCGGAGAGTGATACTGCATCTAAAGGTGCCTCAAAACGTAAGAAAGGCTCAGACAGTGGCTCAGATACAAGTAGTAAGCCAACTAAAAAGAAATCTAAGAAACTGGTCGATTCAGATGATGAGAATCAGGAGAAAACTGATAcaggtaaatatttttgtattctaGAGTTCAATTCATCCATATCAATTGATTGAATGTTTACCTTTGATGAATTTTTGGTTAAATTTTAGAtctttaataaatgttttcatttagtttataatttatttatagtgaCAGCAGATGCGTTGTTTGGTGACGCATCAGATATAAGTACGGAAGACGAAGGTGACAAGCAATCGAATCGCTCTCGATCGCGTTCGCGATCACGATCACGATCGCGCAGCCAAAGCCGCGGCAGATCTGATGAAGAACGGAGGTCTGGTGATGAGGCGAGAGGCAGCGGTGATGAGGTAAGACACAGCTACATTAATCTGATACTTATTATCCTTCTTTGAACAATTTACTGGAATTATTTTTCTGAAGTACTTTTGTATtgtcaatttataaaattaaaatttttattatattgatactTTGTCGAGCTTGCTTTTgattgttttcttttgtttaagggtatttattcttttttaatatttacagatctatgctagtatttatatactattttgactataatccatacatgATTTACACTTAGGTATTTAAAAcagtcattaaaaataattatttaagtttataaaaattaaattgtattttttaaggaaaataaagaaaaacctgaagaagaagaggaagtgGAAATACCTGAAACTCGTATTGACGTTGACATGCCCAAAATTTGGACGGAGCTAGGCAAAGAGCTACACTTTGTTAAGTTACCCAATTTCTTGTCAGTTGAGACGAGACCCTATGACCCCAATACATATGAAGATGAAATTGATGAAGAGGAAACCTTGGATGAAGAAGGTCGAGCTAGGTGAAGTTTCActctttattttcttaaatcaatcgttaaaatttatgctctaatGCATAGAGCAGGAAATTCCGTTTGTAAGAAAAATTTTCAGcagtttttacaatttcaaagaAGTTTTTCAGCTGTTGGACATTTAtgggaaataaaatttattatcctACCTTCTACCCTAAATTTCCTTAGAACTAACGAAACTATTTTATAGCCTGCAAATTTTTTTGAAGCAAATCCAGATATACAGAAAATAAGCACATTCAAAGGGACCGCAGCCAAAACCAAATTCCTtagctttattattttaacaattataatgtctattaattgtttttagatTAAAGTTAAAAGTAGAAAACACAATACGTTGGCGAACAGTCTTTGATAAAGAAGGCAATGCGGTGAAGGAATCAAACGCTCGTATGGTGAAATGGTCTGATGGCAGTATGTCTCTGCATCTTGGCTCTGAAATATTTGACGTCTACAAACAACCCTTACATGTGAGTAGTATTCATTTAGATTAATGGCTGCTAAAAATCACGGAACAGAGcctataaaatgtttttcatttagATTTGACTAGTGAACGATTAAAGATGTATCATGTGCATGCCGTACAGCCTAGGATTGGTACATTTCTATGTTCACACATtcctaaaaaaaatttgtgctTGTAGGTAAAAACTATAAAAGGCACGTGataattacaaagaaaaataataagtttcaaactataaagacattttttttctatataattttatttcattttttatttatttcagggTGACCACAACCATCTATTCGTACGGCAAGGTACAGGTCTACAGGGTCAAGCTGTGTTCCGTACAAAGTTATCATTCCGACCACACTCTACCGATTCATTCACACACAGAAAGATGACACTGTCTGTCGCAGACCGGTCAACTAAAACCTCTGCTATTAAGATTTTGTCACAAGTCGGTAGCGACCCGGATGCAGATAGAAAATATCAACTTAAGGTAAGCTTTCTGTCTGTTTATTGGGTATGTTTGAAAATTTATCTTGTTTAAACTCGAGAACTActcaatctttttttaatttttttccctcGCCGTGCCGTTCCCTTCCGTTCGccacgcccgatcacacttttcacaACTCCTTTCGTCACGCACCAGCCTTATTTCTCAAGTttagcgtgcgtaaagaagtcaTACTTCAAAAACTTGTTATTAACTTAAGTGAATTTaagatttatgtattttaaaaattcaaataaatagaaATCTATTGTTCGAGATGTGTTTTAGTGATTATACCGTCTTGTTACCATCTCTATTCTGTTGTTGATATCTATACattaaatttcgcacacttataatttatttttattttttgtttattaaactttattgcacacacaaaaaagaagatacattttagaacgattaaatacaaaaacaatagtttatatgtatataataaaggAGTGCAACATGctaataatatctatacattaaatttcgcacacttataatttatttttattttttgtttattaaactttattgcacacacaaaaaagaagatacattttagaacgattaaatacaaaaacaatagtttatatgtatataataaaggAGTGCAACATGctaataatatctatacattaaatttcgcacacttataatttatttttattttttgtttattaaactttattgcacacacaaaaaagaagatacattttagaacgattaaatacaaaaacaatagtttatatgtatataataaaggAGTGCAACATGctaataatatctatacattaaatttcgcacacttataatttatttttattttttgtttattaaactttattgcacacacaaaaaagaagatacattttagaacgattagatacaaaaaacAATAGTTTATGTATAGCGAAGGAGTGCAActtgctaatatttttataaaattatatataaaaaatacattaaattaataataataataataaaaacattacacacactaccatgtatttggcactcacacgtatatatatatatttatttgatgtttAAACTTATGcatattcaatattattattatattttgattcaatattatattttgactagCTCGTTTGCGCAGTTTGTGCTTTCTggtccgagggttgtgggttcgatttccacccagagtatgggtgtaatataaatatttatttatatatttatatatgtatcatttataagtatgtttataaaaaatgtagtataccagtcggctgttacctataacacaagcattaagttgcttactttaggaacagacgaccgtgtgggtattgtgtaaaaaaaaaaaaataacgtaaagcTGTCAGTGTCGGACCATCCTAGCAGAATTCTAGACAGTTTAGAAATGTTGAAagttataattgaaataaatgaagGTCGCACTTCGAGCAGCGCGCGGCCGCtagtggttgtttttttttttaatttttttttttttttttttttttaatataagaatgtatgtccacaggcttataatggcCGTGCTCTTGTTATTCCAGAAAGAGGAGATGGAGCTCCGCGCCGCCGCGCGCTCGCGCTCGTCCGGCCGGCCCaagcgccgcgccgccgcgcgcgcgcagCGCCACGACGACTCGGAGGACGAGGGCGGCGTGTCGCTGGCCGCCATCAAGAACAAGTACCGGCAGGGCCAGAAGGGTGAGTGCGGGCTCGCTGGCGTAGCCTCGCGTATTCGACGTACCGTGTGCGCGATGATGCGGcctagtatttttaaccgacttcaaataaagaggaagttactcaatttgaccgtgtatatatgtatgttcgggggataattttgtttcgtttatgaaccgattttgatatattttttttttgttggaaaggagatatcctaaagGAGATAtaagtggtaccatgataatggaaaccaggatccgatgatggaaaccctcgaaaatcgtgtTATCGtgttagtgcgtttgttaatttttttcgtctacttatcttgtattatttgtcgatgtaattgaacgttttttttttcgtttgctagcaaacacaattaatttatttgaattttttgagAATTTGCgcgaaattattaattaaatcaaaataaaatgttctcGGGAGGGATAAAGAGTAATAAGTATATCTTTGTAAGAGTATAGATGTGTATATGCGAGTAAATTTATACATACTATTGCGTATGTTACTCTATTGCCACAGGTTAATTGAGTAAGTGGCTTACCAGGTAATGTGTATGGTAGGTATGTTTGGGCAAGCTAGTTAGTTCACAGATAAGTTGGTATATGTCTGTGCTTGCGTGCGTACTCGCATCGTGAGAAGTGCAACCAAAACTGACCATTATAAACTATGTGAACTACTCTGTATAGTTTTTGACAATATTGCAtagaatattttgttaatattttttatgcac encodes:
- the LOC123664245 gene encoding another transcription unit protein yields the protein MAPKTRRGAGDTDSGSDSDSGSSGSRSKSPSPAPSGKEGSQSRSVSRSPAKSGSESPKSNRSGRSRKSSNASNESRSKSNSPANSNRSGSARSNKSGSSSPKSQASGSPRASKSRSRSRSGSGSARSRSGSARSRSGSPKSQKSRSQSPKSRSQSPKSGSQSPKSRSQSPKSRSQSPKSRSQSHSPGRKSKSRSRSGSGSPKSRKSRSRSGSASSRSKSPVARQDVADSRSNSPNLMIDDGEAKEKSRSRSRSGSRHSKSRSRSKLKSKSRSRSRSKSSNGSAADGEKNKQTIGSDSESDTASKGASKRKKGSDSGSDTSSKPTKKKSKKLVDSDDENQEKTDTVTADALFGDASDISTEDEGDKQSNRSRSRSRSRSRSRSQSRGRSDEERRSGDEARGSGDEENKEKPEEEEEVEIPETRIDVDMPKIWTELGKELHFVKLPNFLSVETRPYDPNTYEDEIDEEETLDEEGRARLKLKVENTIRWRTVFDKEGNAVKESNARMVKWSDGSMSLHLGSEIFDVYKQPLHGDHNHLFVRQGTGLQGQAVFRTKLSFRPHSTDSFTHRKMTLSVADRSTKTSAIKILSQVGSDPDADRKYQLKKEEMELRAAARSRSSGRPKRRAAARAQRHDDSEDEGGVSLAAIKNKYRQGQKAGAAIYSSESDGSDVETRRARKLDRAKALKDSDDEGSEAGEANTPQRSQSGSGSGSGSE